A genome region from Clostridia bacterium includes the following:
- the der gene encoding ribosome biogenesis GTPase Der, with translation MALPSVVIAGRPNVGKSTLFNRLAGRRAAIVEARPGVTRDAVETVVEWGGRRFRLLDTGGLMPPEEDTLQPLVHAKALEAVRQAAVVLFLVDARAGVTPVDEAIADELRRARRPVLLVANKAESERARAASAEFYALGLGEPLPISAEHGLGIDDLLDAVVAHLPAGAAAGEGGEDEPAPVRVAIVGRPNVGKSSLVNRLLNEERQIVADLPGTTRDAVDVEWRAYGKTYVLIDTAGIRRRSRIDSSVEFYSVRRAEQAIARCDVALLVVDATEGVTEQDQRIGGLIAERGRAAAILLNKWDAVDARERPADVAAAEAREALPALHYAPIVTISARTGQRVGRLAGIVDKVAAAHAFQLSTPDLNRFLQDAQLYRQPPAVHGKPFRIYYGTQVDTRPPQFLLFVNDPDRVHFSYERYLENRLRETYDLEGTPIVWKYRARERRPAESVFTRPR, from the coding sequence ATGGCTCTGCCGAGCGTCGTCATCGCGGGACGCCCGAACGTCGGCAAGTCGACGCTGTTCAACCGCCTCGCCGGGCGGCGCGCCGCGATCGTGGAGGCGCGGCCCGGCGTCACCCGGGATGCGGTCGAGACGGTCGTCGAGTGGGGCGGGCGGCGCTTCCGGTTGCTCGATACCGGCGGCCTCATGCCACCGGAGGAGGACACCCTGCAACCGCTGGTCCACGCCAAGGCGCTGGAGGCGGTCCGGCAGGCGGCCGTGGTGCTGTTCCTCGTGGACGCGCGTGCCGGCGTGACACCCGTGGACGAGGCCATTGCCGACGAACTCCGCCGGGCGCGGCGACCGGTCCTGCTCGTCGCGAACAAGGCGGAGAGCGAGCGAGCGCGCGCGGCGAGCGCCGAGTTCTACGCCCTCGGCCTCGGTGAGCCGCTCCCGATTTCCGCGGAACACGGCCTCGGCATCGACGACCTGCTGGATGCCGTCGTCGCGCACCTGCCCGCCGGCGCGGCGGCGGGCGAAGGCGGCGAGGACGAGCCGGCTCCGGTGCGCGTGGCCATCGTCGGGCGGCCGAACGTGGGCAAGTCCTCGCTCGTCAACCGGCTGCTGAACGAGGAGCGGCAGATCGTCGCCGACCTGCCGGGGACCACGAGGGACGCCGTCGACGTCGAGTGGCGGGCGTACGGGAAGACGTACGTGCTCATCGACACGGCCGGCATCCGGCGGCGCAGCCGCATCGATTCCTCGGTCGAATTCTACAGTGTCCGGCGCGCCGAGCAGGCGATCGCGCGCTGCGACGTGGCGCTGCTCGTCGTCGACGCCACGGAGGGCGTGACGGAGCAGGACCAGCGCATCGGCGGGCTGATCGCGGAGCGAGGCCGCGCGGCGGCGATTCTTTTGAACAAGTGGGATGCGGTCGACGCGCGCGAGCGGCCCGCGGACGTCGCCGCCGCCGAGGCGCGCGAGGCCCTGCCGGCGCTTCACTACGCTCCGATCGTGACGATCTCCGCGCGGACGGGGCAGCGCGTCGGCCGCCTGGCGGGCATCGTGGACAAGGTGGCCGCCGCCCACGCGTTCCAGCTTTCCACGCCGGACCTGAACCGCTTCTTGCAGGACGCCCAGCTGTACCGGCAGCCTCCGGCCGTCCACGGAAAGCCGTTCCGGATCTACTACGGCACGCAGGTGGACACCCGGCCCCCGCAGTTCCTCCTCTTCGTCAACGACCCGGACCGCGTCCACTTTTCTTACGAGCGGTACCTGGAGAACCGCCTCCGCGAGACGTACGACCTGGAAGGCACGCCCATCGTGTGGAAGTACCGCGCGCGGGAGCGGCGACCCGCCGAGTCGGTCTTCACCCGCCCGCGCTAG
- a CDS encoding DUF1614 domain-containing protein has translation MEEGALLPGGNLILVALAVLVVFGWTDRVLARLHMTPAQALAWLGALLAGSFVNVTVVPRGPELVVNVGGGLVPLALGVWVYWHADTPWERSHVWLAALASGAAVWGAERILLVGPAAGSTVSVATAAVLAAIVGYAFGRSRRAAFVGGSAGVVVAGLLRYAELVAMGIPGRTWLGGGGAFDAAVIGGVLAMALADVLGELRERWPPGRR, from the coding sequence TTGGAGGAGGGCGCACTCCTGCCAGGCGGCAACCTGATTCTCGTGGCACTGGCCGTGCTGGTCGTGTTCGGCTGGACGGACCGGGTCCTGGCCCGGCTCCACATGACTCCGGCGCAGGCGCTCGCGTGGTTGGGCGCCTTGCTCGCCGGCAGCTTCGTGAACGTCACGGTCGTCCCGCGTGGCCCTGAGCTCGTCGTCAACGTGGGCGGGGGCCTCGTACCCCTTGCGCTGGGCGTTTGGGTGTACTGGCACGCCGACACGCCCTGGGAGCGCAGCCACGTGTGGCTCGCGGCGCTCGCCTCCGGGGCCGCCGTGTGGGGCGCCGAGCGCATCCTTCTGGTCGGGCCGGCGGCGGGCTCGACGGTCTCGGTCGCAACCGCCGCCGTGCTGGCGGCCATCGTCGGGTACGCCTTCGGAAGGTCGCGGCGGGCGGCGTTTGTCGGCGGGTCGGCCGGGGTCGTCGTGGCCGGTCTCTTGCGTTACGCGGAACTTGTCGCCATGGGCATCCCGGGGCGGACGTGGCTCGGCGGGGGCGGCGCCTTTGACGCGGCCGTGATCGGCGGCGTCCTCGCCATGGCGCTGGCGGACGTCCTCGGCGAGCTGCGCGAGCGCTGGCCGCCGGGCCGGCGGTGA